A window of the Gossypium hirsutum isolate 1008001.06 chromosome A05, Gossypium_hirsutum_v2.1, whole genome shotgun sequence genome harbors these coding sequences:
- the LOC107960634 gene encoding LOW QUALITY PROTEIN: probable disease resistance protein At4g33300 (The sequence of the model RefSeq protein was modified relative to this genomic sequence to represent the inferred CDS: inserted 2 bases in 2 codons), whose protein sequence is MAFNYFFAGEIAMEFCKQLIAISRKSCLCKSSVDNLISSIXSLLLIINEIKYSGVELPALRQSQLDRFFETLCGGLELACKVLPSSRWNVYKNLQLARKMEKLEKQVERFLSRPMQAHLLADVHHMRFETVERFDRLEGRLEQRLSSIKIGARGWVEEDEASAGIVGGVGLDXTKNNVKKLVVIRDDLNVVGIWGIRGSSKTTLANEICRDNQV, encoded by the exons ATGGCGTTCAACTATTTTTTCGCCGGAGAAATCGCAATGGAATTTTGTAAACAATTAATTGCCATCTCCCGTAAGTCCTGCCTCTGCAAATCCAGTGTAGACAATCTCATATCAAGCA CAAGCCTCCTTCTCATCATCAACGAAATCAAATACTCCGGCGTCGAACTCCCCGCCCTCCGCCAATCTCAGCTTGACCGTTTCTTCGAGACCCTATGTGGCGGCCTCGAATTGGCCTGCAAAGTCCTTCCCTCTAGCCGTTGGAACGTCTACAAAAACCTCCAGCTCGCCAGGAAGATGGAGAAGTTAGAGAAACAAGTTGAGAGGTTCTTAAGCAGACCGATGCAAGCCCATTTATTGGCCGACGTCCACCACATGCGGTTTGAAACGGTAGAGCGGTTTGATCGGTTAGAAGGCCGGTTGGAGCAGCGGCTCAGTTCGATAAAGATTGGAGCTAGAGGGTGGGTCGAAGAAGATGAAGCTAGTGCGGGGATTGTAGGTGGAGTTGGTTTGG TTACGAAAAACAACGTTAAAAAATTGGTAGTCATAAGAGATGATTTAAACGTTGTTGGAATTTGGGGTATTAGAGGATCTAGCAAAACCACTTTGGCTAATGAAATTTGTAGAGATAATCAAGTTTGA
- the LOC107960633 gene encoding uncharacterized protein, with protein MPYLPGASSVAVLNRSLQAREAARKLLHFHLKRACSRMKHFADRHCSDRGFSVGGLVYLRLQLYRQQTVRKVLNQKLSPKNFGPFSVIKKIGAIAYTLQLPPGSRIHPTFHVSQLKKHIGSSPAQTQLPLHDDRDAMQKEPVRIVDRRIVKKGNQAVTEVLVE; from the coding sequence ATGCCTTACTTACCTGGGGCCTCATCGGTAGCTGTGTTAAACCGCAGTTTGCAGGCGAGGGAGGCTGCCAGGAAGTTGTTGCATTTTCACTTAAAGAGGGCTTGTTCTCGCATGAAACACTTTGCTGACAGACATTGCTCAGACAGGGGTTTTAGCGTTGGTGGTCTCGTGTACTTACGCCTACAACTTTATAGACAGCAAACAGTGCGAAAGGTGCTTAATCAGAAATTATCTCCCAAGAATTTTGGACCTTTTTCAGTGATCAAGAAAATAGGAGCTATAGCTTATACCCTACAATTACCTCCGGGTTCTCGCATACACCCTACCTTTCATGTGTCACAATTGAAGAAGCATATAGGTTCCAGTCCGGCTCAAACTCAATTACCTTTGCATGATGATCGTGATGCCATGCAGAAGGAACCTGTGCGGATTGTTGACAGAAGGATAGTTAAAAAGGGTAACCAAGCTGTTACAGAGGTCTTAGTGGAGTAG
- the LOC107960632 gene encoding uncharacterized mitochondrial protein AtMg00860-like, with the protein MQFMVKGQTCILQGIIPGSLVVEEPGSNTKCFVTMGQSLGIYTVVMSTLRQAALSAITVKDSTHLREVLLLLRDQQLFAKKNKCCFRTTQIDYLGHVLGTGTVSMNKSKVECVSSWPVHQSIKELRSFIGLFGYYRRFIRHYGLFAKPLTELLKKNGWNWSEHASVAF; encoded by the exons ATGCAATTCATGGTTAAAGGACAGACTTGTATTCTTCAAGGCATCATTCCTGGTTCGTTGGTAGTGGAGGAGCCTGGGTCGAATACGAAATGTTTTGTGACTATGGGTCAGTCGTTGGGAATATATACAGTAGTAATGAGCACGCTAAGGCAAGCAGCACTTTCAGCCATCACAGTTAAGGACTCTACA CATTTGAGGGAGGTTTTGCTTCTTTTGAGGGACCAACAGTTGTTTGCTAAGAAGAACAAATGTTGTTTTCGCACTACTCAAATTGACTACTTGGGCCATGTTCTAGGCACTGGAACGGTCTCTATGAATAAGTCCAAGGTTGAGTGTGTTTCATCATGGCCAGTTCATCAATCAATTAAGGAATTGAGAAGTTTCATTGGTCTCTTCGggtattatagaagatttattcGACATTACGGTCTGTTCGCCAAGCCTCTTACCGAGTTGTTGAAGAAGAATGGGTGGAACTGGTCAGAACATGCTAGTGTTGCGTTCTAA